The following nucleotide sequence is from Longimicrobium sp..
CCGGGTGCCGCCTCATCACCCCGCGGGTGTCCACCACCAGGCGCGCGTGCTCGGCCACCCGCGCGTAGTCCACGGCGGTGTGGTCCGTCACCACCACGACCACGTCGGCCGCGGCCAGCCGCTCCCCGGTGAGCACCTGGTTCTCCATGGGCAGCCCCTTCAGCGGGGTGTGGCCGTCGTCGTGGATGGCTGCGCAGAAGGGGTCGTGGAAGCTGACCCGCGCCCCCTTGTCCTGCAGCAGCCGCATGATGTCGAGCGCCGGGCTTTCGCGCAGGTCGTCGATGTCCTTCTTGTACGCCACGCCCAGCACCAGCACGTCGCTGCCGCGCACCGCCTTGCTCTCGTCGTTCAGCGCGTCGGACACCTTGCCCACCACGAACGCCGGCATCTCGCCGTTGATCTCGCTGGCAAGCTCGATCATCCGCGTGCGGAACTCCAGCGTGCGCATCTTCCACGACAGGTAGTGCGGGTCCAGCGGAATGCAGTGCCCGCCCAGCCCCGGGCCCGGCGTGAACTTCATGAAGCCGAACGGCTTGGTGGCCGCCGCCTCGATCACGTCCCAGACGTCCACCCGCAGCTTCTCGCACGCCTGCGCCAGTTCGTTGGCCAGCGCGATGTTGATCATGCGGAAGGTGTTCTCGTACACCTTCACCAGCTCGGCCGCCTCGGCGCTCTGCACCGGCACCAGGGTGTCGAACACCCGACCGTACAGCGCCTCGCCCGCCTGCAGGCACCCGGGCGTGATGCCGCCGATGACCTTGGGGGTGTTGCGCGTGTGCCACACCGGGTTGCCGGGATCCACCCGCTCGGGGCTGAAGCAGACGAAGAAGTCCTCGCCCGCCTTCAGGCCGCCCTCTTCCAGGATGGGCAGCACCACGTCGCGGGTGGTGCCCGGAAAGGTGGTGCTTTCCAGGATCACCAGCTGGCCCGGCCGCAGCGTGCGGGCGATGCCCTCCGACGCGTTGACCACGAACGACAGGTCCGGGTCCTTGATCTTGTTCAGCGGCGTGGGCACGCAGATGCAGATGGCGTCGCACTCGGCCAGCCGCGAGAAATCGGCCGTGGCCGAAAGCAGCCCCTCGCCCACGAAGGCGCCCAGCACCTCGCTGGAAACGTCCTGCACGTGGCTGCGCCCGCCGAGCACGCCCCCCACCACCCGCTCGGAAACGTCGAAGCCCAGCGCGCGGAACCCGCTGCGCGCCACCTCGACGGCCAGCGGCAGCCCCACGTATCCCAACCCGATGATCCCGACGACCGCGTCGCGCGACTCGGTGCGGGAAAGAAAATCGTCAAGCCTGGCGCTCATGGTACCACCCTTCGATCGAACGCGGACGCCGCCCCTGGCCGGCGCGCCGGAAACACGCCTCCGTGCGCACCGTAAACCTATAAGATACTGCTACATGGCCGTGCGGCGCAACCCGCCGGGCGGCTAC
It contains:
- a CDS encoding nucleotide sugar dehydrogenase translates to MSARLDDFLSRTESRDAVVGIIGLGYVGLPLAVEVARSGFRALGFDVSERVVGGVLGGRSHVQDVSSEVLGAFVGEGLLSATADFSRLAECDAICICVPTPLNKIKDPDLSFVVNASEGIARTLRPGQLVILESTTFPGTTRDVVLPILEEGGLKAGEDFFVCFSPERVDPGNPVWHTRNTPKVIGGITPGCLQAGEALYGRVFDTLVPVQSAEAAELVKVYENTFRMINIALANELAQACEKLRVDVWDVIEAAATKPFGFMKFTPGPGLGGHCIPLDPHYLSWKMRTLEFRTRMIELASEINGEMPAFVVGKVSDALNDESKAVRGSDVLVLGVAYKKDIDDLRESPALDIMRLLQDKGARVSFHDPFCAAIHDDGHTPLKGLPMENQVLTGERLAAADVVVVVTDHTAVDYARVAEHARLVVDTRGVMRRHPGAARVVGLSGVATPPPAAVHALAGLAVVG